TGGGCCGGTATTATAATCCTGCCTAACGTTATTTCTTTATATAGGCCATCTTTTCGGGGATGACACCACGGACGCCGCCAAGCGGCGACTCTGTGTCGCCCTTGTAGCGCGGTATCAGGTGCATATGGACGTGCATCACCGACTGCCCCGCGCATTCGTTGCAGTTTACCCCGAAGTTATATCCGTCGGGGTGATATTTTTCATCAAGCAGCTCTTTTCCCCTGCGAAGCAGCTCGTGCATCGCCGCCTCCTCCTGGAGAGTGACGTCGAAATAGTTTTGCACGTGCCTCTTAGGGATGATAAGCATATGACCTTCGTTTACCGGCATTACGTCGAATACCGCGTAAGCGAGCTCATTTTCCAGAACATAATCCTTGAGCCTGCAGAAGATGCATTCCATGGAGCTAATCTTCGTCCTGATCGGTGAATTTCTTCGTCGGAGCGTCGCCCCACAGTGAATCGAGTCTGTAAAAGTCGCGTCCCTCACGGCTCAGGATATTCACGATAAGGTCTCCCGCGTCGATCAGCGTCCATCTGGTACTGTTTTCACCCTCGACGCGGTACTTTGTCCCCATCTCATCGAGCATGTCGCAGGCGGTATCTTTCAGCGTCCTTGCGTTCAGCTCAGAACGGGCGATAGCTACGATAAACACATCCGCGAAGCCTGATATCTCGCTCAGGTTGTGTACGCTGACCTCCGCCGCGTGTTTATCAAGCAGCGCCTCTACCAAAGGCATGTACGGCGCGCAGAAATCTTCATTTTTTTCCGTCATTTACAGGTCACTCCTCTTTATTTTTCTTTACTGATTGCTGATCTTCAGCATATTATCCAATAATATTGTCAGTTTCTTATAGTCATGTCCCGCAATTATCGAGGCGTAAAAGGCCTGCTGGCTCGGGCGCACGAGGTTCTTGGGGATCTTAAGAAGCGTGCCGAGCTGGCGCGCCGTCGTCTTGACCTTCTCGCTGGCGTTGGTCGGATAGACGATGTTGCAGTGCTGATAGTCGAAATGTTTCGCGTTGCCGGAATGGATCACGTCGACGCCGAGCTGCTGCAGGCGTGTCGATATCTCGGCGCTCACACCGGCCTTGCCTGTTCCGTTGAGGACCGCCACCGACTCAGGCATCGACTTTATCAGGGTCATGAGCTCATCTTTGCTCATTTCATCCTTTTTATCGCCGCTCCGAGCCGCCGAAGTACCAAGCTGCCCGTTATCTTTGGCGTCCTCAGAGGCTGAGATATTGTCTCCAGCGGTCGAGAAGTGCACCTGCTTCGCATTTCTGCCGCTGCCCTCCGTAACGTCGCCGGATACCAGCGCCTCCACAGGAGCGTTGAGGAAGGCGTTTGCCGCCTTGACGTCACCGAGCCAATAGCTCAGGCGGTCGATCATCGCCGGTTCTCCCGGCAGCATGGAGAAAAACATCCGTTCGCGGCCAAGCTCGTTCTGTACAAAGCCAGCAAGCTGTACGGCAAGGGTCGGAGACATGTCCGTCTTGAATATCTTCATCGCCTGGGCCGCTAGCTCAGGGAACTTGATCAAAACGCGCGGGTCGTAGGCCTTCTTAACGAGCGCTTTGATAAACTGCTGCTGGCGCTGTATACGGCCGATGTCGCCGAGGGCGTCTTTCCTGAAGCGTACATATTTTAGGGCAGTTTTTCCATCAAGAAGCTGCCATCCCGGCTGAATATTTATATCGAGACCGCCGGCCCTGTCGACATAACGCATCCTCTTCTGGACGTCCATCTCTACCCCGCCGACCATGTCTACAAACTCGGGGAAGCTGTCGTAATCGATGACGACGTAGTAGAGTATCGGCAGGCCGAGATATTTCTCGACCGTCGCCTTTAGCAGGTCGGGGCCGCCGTAGGCGAAGGCGTGATTAAGCTTCTGCGTGCCGTGGTGCGGAATCTGCACGCGGGTATCGCGCGGCAGCGAGATTACGCGCATATTCTTGTCGTCGATATCGATAGTGACGAAGAGAATCGTGTCGGAGCGCCGCGACCCCTCAACATTGTCTTCGCCCATAACGAGGATGTTGAACCTCCCCTGCTCTTTCAGCAGCGCGGCGTAACTGTCATTCTCCTTCTTCTGGCTTTCGTTTTCAAACGCCTTGAGTATGTCGGCCTGCGATGTGTGCCACGCAAAATAGAACCGCAGCCCGGCGCCGCCGAAGATGGCAACAAGTCCGCAAATTATTATTAAAATAATAGTTCTTGAACGTCTCAAAAGTATTTCCTCCGTCTAGTTCTTATACAGGGATTTTTTTCTAATGAACTGTTCCACCGCGGATGGAACCATGAAGCGGATACTTCTGCCGTTTTTAATGCGCTCACGCAGCTCGGTGCTCGATATCGCCAGCAGCGGTATCTCAAGGGGGATTATTCTGTTGCGCAGTTCGCCCGGCAGCTCTTCCATCCTCTTGTGCGTATAGCCGTAGCGGCTGACCGCGACAAACTTGCACATATCCATGATCTCTTCCGGATTCTTCCAAGAGACGATATCCAGAACGGCGTCCAGTCCCGTGATAAAGTAAAATTCCACTCCCGCGTACTCGGGCATCGTGCGCAGCGTCCGCAGCGTGTCTATCGTGTAGCTGCTCCCTACCCTGTCGATCTCCACGCGTGAGACCTTAA
This genomic stretch from Cloacibacillus sp. harbors:
- a CDS encoding HIT family protein; this encodes MECIFCRLKDYVLENELAYAVFDVMPVNEGHMLIIPKRHVQNYFDVTLQEEAAMHELLRRGKELLDEKYHPDGYNFGVNCNECAGQSVMHVHMHLIPRYKGDTESPLGGVRGVIPEKMAYIKK
- the rsfS gene encoding ribosome silencing factor produces the protein MTEKNEDFCAPYMPLVEALLDKHAAEVSVHNLSEISGFADVFIVAIARSELNARTLKDTACDMLDEMGTKYRVEGENSTRWTLIDAGDLIVNILSREGRDFYRLDSLWGDAPTKKFTDQDED
- a CDS encoding LCP family protein, with product MRRSRTIILIIICGLVAIFGGAGLRFYFAWHTSQADILKAFENESQKKENDSYAALLKEQGRFNILVMGEDNVEGSRRSDTILFVTIDIDDKNMRVISLPRDTRVQIPHHGTQKLNHAFAYGGPDLLKATVEKYLGLPILYYVVIDYDSFPEFVDMVGGVEMDVQKRMRYVDRAGGLDINIQPGWQLLDGKTALKYVRFRKDALGDIGRIQRQQQFIKALVKKAYDPRVLIKFPELAAQAMKIFKTDMSPTLAVQLAGFVQNELGRERMFFSMLPGEPAMIDRLSYWLGDVKAANAFLNAPVEALVSGDVTEGSGRNAKQVHFSTAGDNISASEDAKDNGQLGTSAARSGDKKDEMSKDELMTLIKSMPESVAVLNGTGKAGVSAEISTRLQQLGVDVIHSGNAKHFDYQHCNIVYPTNASEKVKTTARQLGTLLKIPKNLVRPSQQAFYASIIAGHDYKKLTILLDNMLKISNQ
- the nadD gene encoding nicotinate-nucleotide adenylyltransferase codes for the protein MTEENRRIGIMGGTFDPIHNGHLLAADEAHAAFGLSEVIFVPTGQPPHKANQRVTSAEDRYMMTEFATVGCPYFKVSRVEIDRVGSSYTIDTLRTLRTMPEYAGVEFYFITGLDAVLDIVSWKNPEEIMDMCKFVAVSRYGYTHKRMEELPGELRNRIIPLEIPLLAISSTELRERIKNGRSIRFMVPSAVEQFIRKKSLYKN